One part of the Mariniblastus fucicola genome encodes these proteins:
- the mutY gene encoding A/G-specific adenine glycosylase: MRVTFACMINDSPILLTESTAAERTKFRRALLKWFDSHQRDLPWRKDRTPYRIWVSEIMLQQTQVATVIDYFKRFMKRFPTVSKLAAADQSEVLKLWEGLGYYRRARQLHTAASVVVERHRGNFPETFDEVLALPGIGRYTAGAILSISLDQQLPILEGNTIRLFARLMQMESDPRSSANQKLLWQFSESLLPKKRAGDFNQSLMEIGSEICTPRCPKCSECPIIKFCPTFRGGLQNQIPAPSVKMKYESIREAVVLVSKVTRGQTKFLVRLCGEGERWTGLWDFPRFELGNRRAEVWLPEQIKSLTGLDVSVGSSSLQMKHAVTRFRITLDVFSSEQVTGRLKSGAASELRWATNKELLEMPMSTTGRKIADRCCI, encoded by the coding sequence TTGACTCCCACCAACGCGACCTTCCCTGGCGGAAGGATCGAACGCCGTATCGGATTTGGGTTAGCGAAATCATGTTGCAGCAGACTCAAGTCGCCACGGTGATTGACTATTTTAAACGGTTCATGAAGCGATTTCCGACTGTGAGCAAGCTTGCTGCAGCGGATCAGAGCGAAGTTCTCAAGCTTTGGGAAGGCCTCGGTTATTATCGTCGGGCCCGTCAACTTCACACCGCCGCATCGGTTGTCGTTGAGCGGCATCGCGGCAATTTCCCGGAGACGTTTGACGAAGTACTCGCGCTGCCAGGTATTGGACGCTATACCGCGGGAGCCATCCTTTCGATCTCGCTGGACCAGCAGTTGCCGATTCTCGAAGGGAACACGATTCGACTTTTCGCCAGACTGATGCAAATGGAAAGCGATCCGCGTTCGTCGGCCAATCAAAAGCTACTGTGGCAATTTTCGGAATCGTTGTTGCCGAAAAAACGTGCCGGCGACTTCAATCAATCGCTCATGGAAATCGGAAGTGAAATCTGCACGCCTCGATGCCCGAAATGTTCCGAATGTCCCATCATTAAATTCTGTCCCACTTTCCGCGGCGGCTTGCAGAATCAGATTCCTGCACCGTCTGTAAAGATGAAGTACGAGAGCATTCGCGAGGCCGTCGTGCTGGTCTCGAAAGTCACTCGGGGCCAGACCAAATTTCTTGTTCGACTTTGTGGTGAAGGTGAACGGTGGACTGGGTTGTGGGATTTTCCCCGATTTGAGTTAGGCAACAGGCGGGCTGAAGTTTGGTTGCCGGAACAAATAAAGTCGCTTACCGGGCTAGATGTTTCCGTCGGTTCGTCCAGCCTGCAAATGAAACACGCGGTGACCAGGTTTCGAATTACGCTCGATGTGTTCTCGTCCGAGCAAGTTACCGGTCGGCTCAAATCTGGAGCAGCCAGCGAATTGCGATGGGCGACCAACAAAGAGCTTCTTGAGATGCCAATGAGCACGACTGGTCGGAAGATTGCAGATCGCTGCTGCATCTAA
- a CDS encoding ammonium transporter, with product MTSCSWKSNPLFFTLTLLLLCTVSFFASSNSLNAAATPFAPVQEEATEASAAETTPAAGAVEPLEVTDGFTVNNLWIMIAGMLVFIMHLGFATLESGLTRSKNTVNILFKNTAIVCLGLISYAVMGFLMMYPASFLEYSGWSEAEQANYLETTEDGFLKKNGYFAFDGFGMVMNGPTQAAVGDEATAEEIAGFNAASTEEGYGNPYTLFTDFFFQAMFAATCCTIVSGAVAGRIKLGTFLIFCLFFVSLSYPITGSWKWGYGWLDRAGFYDFAGSTLVHSVGGWGALVMAFLLGPRAGKYVNGKAMAIAPSNMPMATIGVFLLWFGWFGFNGGSVLSADPGLVSLTLCTTSMAAAAGGLAAALVSTVHGKKPDLSMTLNGILAGLVGITAGADQMSLLEAIIIGLIAGVLVYVAVIFIDGVLKIDDPVGAISVHLVCGIWGTLAVGIFGAMAGTEQLLIQVKGIVAIGLFTLLFCLVLGLILKFTLGLRVSEAEEQEGLDLGEHGIHAYSL from the coding sequence ATGACCTCATGTTCATGGAAGAGCAACCCGCTCTTTTTTACATTGACGCTACTGCTGCTTTGTACTGTTTCCTTTTTCGCGTCATCAAATTCTCTTAACGCCGCAGCGACTCCATTCGCGCCCGTTCAAGAAGAAGCCACCGAAGCTTCTGCCGCTGAGACGACTCCCGCTGCTGGCGCAGTTGAGCCGCTTGAGGTTACGGACGGTTTTACTGTCAACAATCTCTGGATCATGATTGCCGGGATGTTGGTTTTCATCATGCACCTTGGATTCGCAACACTCGAGAGTGGTCTGACGCGTTCGAAAAATACCGTCAACATTCTGTTCAAAAATACCGCGATTGTTTGCCTTGGATTGATCTCCTACGCAGTGATGGGCTTTTTGATGATGTATCCGGCATCGTTTCTCGAGTATTCCGGATGGTCGGAAGCAGAACAAGCGAATTACCTTGAGACGACTGAGGATGGGTTCCTGAAGAAGAACGGCTACTTCGCATTTGACGGATTCGGCATGGTCATGAATGGACCAACGCAAGCCGCTGTCGGTGACGAAGCAACGGCCGAAGAGATTGCTGGCTTCAACGCTGCAAGTACCGAAGAAGGTTACGGCAATCCTTATACATTGTTTACAGACTTTTTCTTCCAGGCGATGTTCGCGGCGACATGCTGCACAATCGTTTCGGGAGCAGTTGCCGGGCGAATCAAGCTTGGAACATTCTTGATCTTCTGCCTGTTCTTTGTTTCGCTCAGCTATCCGATTACAGGTTCATGGAAGTGGGGGTACGGTTGGCTTGACCGAGCTGGCTTTTACGATTTTGCAGGTTCCACATTAGTACACTCGGTCGGAGGATGGGGAGCGTTGGTCATGGCCTTCTTGCTGGGTCCTCGAGCAGGTAAGTACGTCAATGGCAAAGCGATGGCAATCGCGCCTTCAAACATGCCAATGGCAACGATCGGCGTCTTCCTCCTCTGGTTCGGTTGGTTCGGCTTCAATGGCGGATCAGTACTTTCAGCCGATCCCGGACTGGTTTCCCTCACACTCTGCACCACTTCCATGGCAGCAGCGGCAGGCGGTTTGGCTGCAGCACTTGTTTCGACTGTGCACGGCAAGAAGCCTGACCTCTCAATGACACTCAACGGCATCCTCGCCGGTCTGGTCGGCATCACTGCCGGTGCGGATCAGATGAGCCTGCTTGAAGCAATCATCATCGGACTGATCGCTGGCGTACTGGTCTACGTCGCTGTGATCTTCATCGACGGTGTTTTGAAAATTGATGATCCAGTTGGAGCGATCAGCGTCCACCTTGTTTGTGGAATCTGGGGTACGCTCGCTGTCGGAATCTTCGGTGCAATGGCCGGAACCGAGCAGCTATTGATTCAGGTTAAAGGAATTGTCGCTATCGGACTGTTCACACTTTTGTTCTGCCTGGTTCTCGGATTGATCCTGAAGTTTACTTTGGGACTGCGAGTCAGCGAAGCGGAAGAACAGGAAGGTCTCGACCTTGGAGAGCATGGAATTCATGCTTACAGCCTATAA
- a CDS encoding glycosyltransferase: MKVSHFNTFPYGGAATAARRLSRRLRKSGVRSTFYYSRSDRDDVVQIGNKSEAIEQTQIAAEPSTNGLSMFARRREKKRLREIWRLHNEHIATRPAGEETFSMARLPDESTLNWFQINSDIVHLHWISFFADYPSFFRSIPDHVPLVWTLHDQNAFTGGCHYAGGCEKYQKGCGSCPQVTNAHSRDVSVDSFQTKRRALSGRNVHVVAPSRWMLDLAKQSPVWPRTASFHHIRLGFNLKKFYPVDRIHARKQLGIRSDAFLIGFGADDVRSKRKGVGSLVSALDHVSTDQEVEGIVFGSGEVQSTGRVKKFHELGYVDSIDRQRLIYSAADVVVVPSTEDNQPQVGLEAMACGTPVVGFDTCGIPEMVQNGKTGLLAKAGDSQDLAKQISWIINNPLQRQQMGIEARKMMELNHDSEIQAAQYIQLYENATQFGRKLKAA; encoded by the coding sequence CGCCACGGCCGCGCGGCGACTAAGCCGGCGATTGAGAAAATCAGGCGTCCGCAGCACGTTCTATTACAGTCGCAGCGATCGCGATGATGTTGTGCAGATCGGCAACAAGTCCGAGGCGATTGAGCAGACTCAAATCGCAGCCGAGCCTTCAACCAACGGACTGTCGATGTTCGCGCGACGTCGCGAAAAGAAGCGGCTGAGAGAAATCTGGCGATTGCACAACGAACACATCGCGACTCGCCCCGCCGGAGAAGAGACTTTTTCGATGGCGAGACTGCCAGACGAATCAACGCTGAACTGGTTTCAAATCAACTCGGACATCGTCCACCTTCATTGGATTTCATTCTTCGCCGACTACCCCAGCTTCTTTCGATCGATCCCCGACCACGTGCCACTCGTTTGGACGCTACACGATCAGAACGCATTTACTGGCGGCTGCCACTACGCTGGCGGCTGCGAAAAGTACCAAAAGGGATGCGGATCCTGCCCACAAGTCACCAACGCCCACAGTCGCGACGTTTCGGTTGATTCGTTTCAGACAAAACGCCGCGCTCTAAGCGGCCGTAACGTGCATGTCGTTGCACCGAGCCGCTGGATGCTGGATTTGGCAAAGCAAAGTCCCGTCTGGCCGAGGACCGCATCGTTCCACCATATCCGACTCGGTTTCAACCTGAAAAAGTTCTATCCGGTCGACCGAATACACGCTCGAAAACAGCTCGGCATTCGCTCAGACGCATTTCTGATCGGCTTCGGTGCAGATGATGTTCGGAGCAAACGAAAAGGAGTCGGTTCGCTGGTTTCTGCGCTGGATCATGTGTCCACGGACCAGGAAGTCGAAGGGATCGTTTTCGGTTCGGGTGAGGTGCAAAGCACGGGTCGAGTCAAAAAGTTCCACGAGCTTGGCTACGTCGACTCGATTGACCGGCAACGTCTGATCTATTCCGCCGCAGATGTCGTGGTTGTGCCTTCCACCGAGGATAATCAGCCTCAAGTTGGACTAGAGGCCATGGCTTGCGGAACCCCTGTCGTTGGCTTTGATACCTGCGGGATTCCGGAGATGGTTCAAAACGGTAAAACGGGACTGCTCGCGAAAGCTGGCGATTCACAAGACCTCGCCAAGCAGATCTCATGGATCATCAATAACCCACTGCAGCGTCAGCAAATGGGAATCGAGGCTCGGAAGATGATGGAGCTGAACCATGATTCTGAAATTCAGGCCGCACAATATATCCAGCTATACGAGAACGCGACTCAGTTTGGTCGCAAGCTGAAAGCTGCCTGA